The Vigna radiata var. radiata cultivar VC1973A chromosome 6, Vradiata_ver6, whole genome shotgun sequence DNA segment CATGCTTGCTCANGTGTACTAACTCATGATGTTATCGCTTCCCCTTTGTCATTCCCCGACCAATTTCTCCCTCCCCCGATCCGTTTCTCCCTCCACCCGATCCATTTCTCCCTCCACCCGATCCACCATTCACTCCTGATAGCTCCACACACTACATTGTGCCCACCTCCTAGACCCAGCCGATTATTTTCTCCCTCCCCCCGATCTGTTTCTCCCTCCACCCGATCCACCTTTCACTCCTAATAACTCCCCACACTACATTGTGCCCACCTCCTAGATCCAGCCGATCATTTTCTCCCTCCCCCCGATCTGTTTCTCCCTCCACCCGATCCACCTTTCACTCCTGATAACTCCACACactacataagccccccaagccccaaGGCATGAAAATGGCGAAGGGGTTTAAGCAAAGATAGTAcgaaaaaatgataaaattagagCCCTACgataaattatgaaatgaacGGTGCAGATGAGATCTTCTGACAGTTATCAGAGAACTTGAAAAGACGGTTGATGCTGACCCTCTGATTTAACAATCATCAACGGTGAAGATGAGAGAATGGAACCATTTTTCTCggctataaatagagagtcGCTCTCTTCCTCATTTTCTCCTAACAAGCATCTAGGACTCGCGTTACCCGATCCTCTCCACCTATTACCCCTTGAAGGAGGCCTACTCGGCCTTTGGACAAATCTTCTCAAATGTCCTTCTTGAACTAGGGTTTCCAATTTGTCCTTCAGAGTGACATAATCTTCGGTAGAATGCCCTCTATTTTGGTGATACCGACAATACTTACTCTCATCAACACCGAAAGGGGTTGGAGCTTGGACCGTAGTCATTAAATCTGCTCTCAAAGCTTCCTCCAAAACACGTGCCCGAGGGAGGTTCAGAGGTGTATGATGCACATACTGTTGCACCCTTGAGGGATTTCCCCATCTGCGCTCAGTGCCTCTATCCACCCTCTCGACCGGCTGCTTCATCACCCTCTCTCTGTTCCCCTTGGATTGCGAATCCCCCTCCTCTCTTCCTCTCTGATGAGCCTGCCCCTCCTCTATCCTGATAAAACTCGCTAGTCTATCCTGTAACTCCTCCATACTCTGCGGCTGCTCTGCGTGAAGGTAATCAAAGAACGGTCCAGGTCTCAATGTTGCCGTCAGTGCACCCACTATCAACCTTTGGTCGGCATTTCTGACTTGCCTGGCGGTACGATTGAATCGGTCCATGAACATCCTTAGCGACTCATCCCTTCCTTGCCTCATCCTCACCAGCGCAGTATACGTTACTCCCGGGGTTTTGCTTGAGGCATATTGCTAGCTGAACATCTGCCTTAAGGTGGTGAAACTATCAATAGTAGCTGATGGTAGCGAATGGAACCAGTCCAGAGCTTCCTCCTTCAAAGACAAGGAAAAGACCCAACACCACACTAACTCATCGGTTGAATACACCGCCATAGCATCTACAAACGATCGGAGATGCTTAATAGGGTTGGACGAACCTCCATACTTATCCAGCGGGggtaacattttattttccgGTATAACAGCCCTCATAACCCGTGGCGTAAAAGGATGAAGTCCTTCTGCCTGATCGGGATTTCGATCCCTCTGTTCATGAATCCTCTCCCTCGTTTCATGAACTCGCTCTCCCGGTTCATTGGCCCCCTCTCTTCTATCGTTATGCCTTTCATCCACTTCATCAAAATTTTCCAGTTCCCATCGTCTCCGTCTTCCCCTTCCCCGTCCTCTTCCTCTCTCCCCTCGCCCCCTTCCTCTACCAATTGCTCGACCACCCCGTCCACCATTCACTGGATTCTGGTCGCCTCTAGTTTCCACCCCCTACACTTGGGGGTTATCCCCTTCATCGCTTTCCGAATGAATCGTCTCGACATTCACTAACTAAATGGAAGGTCTGCCTTCATCATTTACTCGATTGGCTCGTTTAGCCCTCATCGCCGCAATCTCCGCCCGCATCTCTTGCATCTGTCTCTGTAATTCTTGTAAAAGTTGCAGTGGTGCCTCCTCTGCCATTGTGATCGTACTTGGCTTTTTGTTAAGTcttcgggccccacggtgggcgccaaaatgtttcggatgTGGACCCGAGACAGAACTCGAACCGATTGACCCCTCCTTTAACACCTGAACGGATGGCGCcctgcaagttagcactccAACTCTCAAGTCAGCAAGGTCACCGTTAAGTTCAAAGTGAAAAGTAATTAGATCAAAAAGTCCCTTACCTGACCACTTACTCTTGTATTTATAGGCCTAAATCTTACCCTTGGATGGCCCATTATCTGTAACCGTAGATCCATGATCCCGGGTATCTCGCCACCAAACGTAACTGTCGCACCTGTCTCCGAGATCTCCGCTCCCACTATCATATCTGTTACAATACGCATATCCGCTCCCTAAATCGTCGCCCCCACCACATGCTTGCTCAAGTGTACTAACTCATGATGTTATCGCTTCCCCTTTGTCATTCCCCGACCAATTTCTCCCTCCCCCGATCCGTTTCTTCCTCCACCCGATCCATTTCTCCCTCCACCCGATCCACCATTCACTCCTGATAGCTCCACACACTACATTGTACCCACCTCCTAGACCCAGCCGATCATTTTCTCCCTCCCCCGATCTGTTTCTCCCTCCACCCGATCCACCTTTCACTCCTGATAACTCCCCACACTACATTGTGCCCACCTCCTAGACCCAGCCGATCATTTTCTNCGATCTGTTTCTCCCTCCACCCGATCCACCTTTCACTCCTGATAACTCCCCACACTACATTGTGCCCACCTCCTAGACCCAGCCGAtcattttctccttccctcGATCTGTTTCTCCCTCCACCCGATCCACCTTTCACTCCTGATAACTCCACACACTACAATTCTCAAAATACATTTTAGAAAACTAATCAAGTTCAGTAAGTTTAACAatttgtttacaaaaataagttctttacGAGCTTTCTtctatagagaaaaaaaaaatcttttgtaCTATTCTCTCCCAACCAAAAATTGCAATCCTCATACAAACAAATCAATGTAACAATTTTAGTGTATTAAATCAATATTGTTAACACATAATTAACTGAGTATCATTAAATAACCCCGCATTAACACTATAAGACTATTGatgtattaatatttcattaatttaatacattCATAATTCATCATCTTCAATTGTTCATGTAAGAATCacattttttgtttctgtttttgataATATCACCTGCGCGCACCAGCACGGGCACACTCATGGACCTTCCATCGATCAGTCTCGTGCTCCCCGCGCGATGCAGCCACCTCAAAATTCGATGCATGCTTTCATACGCACACGTACGGCGACGTCTTAGCgactaattttcatttaaaatggCTTTGAGAGGTACATGAAGATATCTTGCAGCGGCGACATCTGATTCGCGCTGTGGAACTCCGACGCCAGATTCGCATCCACGTAATTGTACTCAAACTCATTGTTGCTCCTCTTCGGCTCACTCTGCGCCTCGCTCGCCGGCTCCGGCGAGACCACCTGCTCCGAGCAGCTCGAGTCCATCGTCAGCAGCCGCGGCACCGAGTCCGACCCCTCGAAGTTCACGCAGTCCGCCACCTTTACCTCCGCGTACGGCCGCGCAATCGCCGGCTTCTCGTCCGCCAGTTCGGAACACTCAATTTTGACCGGCGGTTGCTTCTCAACCGCGCTTTTCTTGTTGTATATGCGACACAGTACCCAGTCATCCAGCTGCAAAATTATAATCAGGTGCACacattttcatcaatttatttatttattaattaattttcaatatcCCTAACTTAATCGAGATAAGAACGAATCATTTCCTTAAGTAGAAACTAATGATTAGTCCGCCacgttttatattatttttcaagtgATTCCTCTTTATCAAGTTATTATCGTAATCCGAAACTTCTTAATATGTGAACCAATGAACCAGTAGCATTTAATAAAGGGCAAAACAGTAGTTTCGTGcgttatgtttttcttttcttggaaaGGTCTATTATATCCTTTGTatttgaagagagaaaaagggtaTATTAGTATATATAATACACCCACCCTCAAGCTGTTTTTTCTGCGAACGGAACGGTCCACCTCGGCGAGACGATACTCGTGCATGATCCAGTTTGTCTTCTCTCCCTTGGGCGCTTTTCCAGCGTAAAACACCAAGGCTTTTTTTATACCAACCGGTTTCGGTTTACCAATCGGTTTATCTGCTCCGGTTGCTTTCCAGTACCCGGTTCCCGCGGACCGGTTCGGCCGCGAACCGTTCGGATACTTTCGGTCCCTCGGCGAGAAGAAATACCACTCTTTCTCTCCGTACAACGCCATTCCTGTACAAAAAGAACAGTTATACATTTCacagatgaaataataaaataagaaagcaataaaatatttaaaagcagtAATTTGAATTTGGAAATTACCAGGGAGGTACCAAGGGTCGTATTTGTAGAGGTCGATTTCGGCGATTATGGGAACGGCGATTTGTTGGTTGAGGCATTTGCGGCAGAGGTAATGAACGACGAGTTCTTCGTCTGTAGGGTGGAATCTGAATCCTGGGGGAAAGTGAAGTTGCGGTGCGGCCATTATTGTTGGTGACAGAGAATGATTGGAGAATTATGCGGTGGCGGCGTTTGAAAGTTGGAGCGTGGCGGAGAGAGGGGGATTTATAGGGTGAGGAAAGGGTAGGGTTTGGGCTTGGGATGGTGAGGAGGAAGGACACGTGTCGAATGTCGAAGTGTGGTGCGTGCGTGTCAAGAAGTCACAGGAAGAGGTTTAGTCACTGCTGACGACATTGGTTTGAGTGGGGCCGTTGTGTCTGTTGTCGGTTCGGACCTAcccctttgttttttttcacAGGGATTCGCATCCTCTCTGCGCACTGACggtatgttttttctttatcataaataatataattgataatgCTCACAGTTAAGAAATGAATAGCAGAGGAATTTTGATCTGAATGAATATCTTGTACAagatttacatatttttaagaaagttgATGGAGATAGAAGTTAGAGCAGAGAAATATTGTTCTTTTGTTGGTCTGATTTTTCTCAATGAGGAAGAAACATTTGCCTTTCGTGAGAGATATGTATATCAGTAGGGGTTTTCAATTTGAAAACGTAGATTTATcaaacaaaatggaattttGAAGAGGCATGATTTTTTGTCATCGAGATAGCGCCGCTTTGAAAATCATACTAGCATCcaaataacaaataacaaagGAAAGAGACAATCATGAAAATGTTAATGCAAAGTTCATCTAGGATTAATTAGTTACAAATATTGATGACATAATGTTTTGTTATCTCAGTTAAAAGTATTTCTCTTACCAGCCAATTATACTATTTGTTAGGCATACATAAATTTTCATGAATCGTAAGCGTAAGTATACGAAACTTTTCAGAAGGTCATCCATCTCAAATTACtttagtgtgttttgtcctcacttgTATATTTTCCGAGAAAACTTTCATCCATTCcaaattactctaggctaagcacgtttaaccatggagttctaaccatggagttcttatgggttagactaccgaaaaacaaatgcatttgttgatatgagtagccaaatcaattcctttaagttattcttcaactgtatagtctcatacctatacagtctctagattcctctcattccggtgtatgttcgattcgtccatgtgtcccttccactagaagcctgctaGAAGTCGCTCCTTGTCTTtacttcttgcaccggcgattgATAAGAGTAAAAAGGACTGGGCAAAGTATAAGAAAGTATAAGAAAGCGATAGATAtacatttaatgattttaactAAAGTCTTCAAGAGAATAATAGATTAGATATAGTCTATTAAAAAAGGTAGACATAATCTATATAAAGTATCCTATGTATATTAAAAGTGATGGATGCATATCAAGATTAAACACAGTTTATATAAATTGTGGAACagtttatataaattcaaaGTTTAGACAAAGTCAAGAGAAGTGTTAATTAAAGATAAGTAAAAGTATCACACAAAGTCTGAATGCAAGCGGATGAGAACAAACACTACTCGAAAAGTAGAAAAAAGTCTTATATAATATGCAAGTACATATGAAAAAATGAAGTTAACATGTTGAAATTACAATAAACATTCTTGAATGTTTGCAATTCATGCAAGTTGACTCACATATTCtcaatatttttgaaacaatgaACCTACTTTCTAAGTTTGAATGCTTAATTTGgtattgtaaaaaagaaaaatacatagaATACAATGATAAAGGTATCCTACGTTAACCACATTGAGAGTAGCAACAAAATACTATCAATGAAAAGTCAAGCAGGTTTTATAAAGTATTAACACTAAGGACAAGAAAAGTACAACGATTCTTTTATGTTCATAAGCAGAAGTGAATCCAAGTGGAAATAGTAAATGTTCTATATTGCATTACAAAAGTTCACGAGCTTCTactgttaaattaaaaagactatttactagaaaacttaaaagaatGGACTATGTTTGTAACTTCTCTATTGCAAGGAGTATTTGGATTTCATATTCTCCAGAGATTCCATGTGAacactttaatttatattgtgtTGTAAAGAGTGACGTACTGAGATCAAAAGTGTCAAATTGTATTCATTCTTTATCTTAGTGggagataaaaatatttaataatgacTGTGTATTCATTGTGAGTCAAGTGATGGTGAGTAttacttgtaattttttttaatcagtgAAACTTTGCATAACATGACGTAACCTATTTTGAGGTGAATCCACATATAAATC contains these protein-coding regions:
- the LOC106763992 gene encoding NAC domain-containing protein 2-like; the encoded protein is MAAPQLHFPPGFRFHPTDEELVVHYLCRKCLNQQIAVPIIAEIDLYKYDPWYLPGMALYGEKEWYFFSPRDRKYPNGSRPNRSAGTGYWKATGADKPIGKPKPVGIKKALVFYAGKAPKGEKTNWIMHEYRLAEVDRSVRRKNSLRLDDWVLCRIYNKKSAVEKQPPVKIECSELADEKPAIARPYAEVKVADCVNFEGSDSVPRLLTMDSSCSEQVVSPEPASEAQSEPKRSNNEFEYNYVDANLASEFHSANQMSPLQDIFMYLSKPF
- the LOC111241879 gene encoding uncharacterized protein LOC111241879; translation: MRIVTDMIVGAEISETGATVTFGGEIPGIMDLRLQIMGHPRVRFRPINTRVSGQVLKEGSIGSSSVSGPHPKHFGAHRGARRLNKKPSTITMAEEAPLQLLQELQRQMQEMRAEIAAMRAKRANRVNDEGRPSI